The genome window GCATTTAATGTGAAAGCTTTCAGCCAAggagaaaaacataattttacccGTATAATTTCATTAATAAACCAAAAACAAGTTTCTTCTTCTTATAATAAACAAGTTAGATGGTTTTCCTGGTTTCCAACCTGTTCTAATTTAGTACATGTTTTGTTATCATTTACCTAATAACCATTTCACGTGCTGAAAAGCTGGATGAGCAGATCTCAGAGACATATTTTAACACCAAATGTTAACATAATCTTTTagccctgtttaaaaaaaataaacactgcaaaaagggaactaaaagtaagtagaaATGTCTTATAATTAGTGAGCTTGTACTtgacttgagcaggtaaatcagatgatctgccaatggaagagttttgcacttaaaatacaaacacttcatcttatttcaagtgcagtatatctaaaatactcattccattggaaaataatcttatttacctgctgaaacaAGGACAATaactcatttcaagacatttctacttacttttagttccctttatgCAGTAAAAACCCTAGTAGCCTaaagcagctgctgctttgGGTACTGACTTGCAGGAATCCTGCAGGTTGGTCCACGCTCGTTGTAAAAGATCAGCCACGTATGCCAGAGCTGGCAGGACGTAGTTCTGCTGGACGTAGATGAGAAGCTCCTTTAGGTATGCCAACGCCTGGAAAACACTGTCCGGCGTGTTGGTGTTCACCTGGGAAACAAAGACAGGTCCGTCGCCGTGTCAGCTGCAGTCCCCGGTATAAAAGACTGACCCTTTAAAGTTCAATGGAGAtgttttaaaagtagaaaaaaaacaagccgtTCACCGTCTCACCCATTCTATGACCAGCGGTGTTGTTTCTTTGACCCACAGGATAAACAGCAGGGTTTTTTCTGAGAGGACGACAGCCGCTGCTTTTAGTTTCTCTGCCCCTTGTTCAAAGACTGGACCCAACACCCGCGTACACTCTGAGTAGTAATGAGGAGCGTTTTTCTCCAGCCAGCTGCAACGAAAGCAACGCAGTTGTTATACGACTCGCAGGAGTAACCGTCTCTGGATCAGACGGGAGCCTGGAGGGGCCAAAGTTAATAACAAAGCAGCACGTGTTGGCCGTGCAGTCCCACCTGAAGCCCTGCTTGGTGTAGACGGTTATTTTGCTCCAGGCCTGCTGAGAGCCGGCGGTGACGCCCGAGCGGCGCAGATACATGGCCGTGGTGGAATCTGAAACACGGCATCGGTTAGAGCGGCACGCCTCaagcaaaatgtgaaataattaaaaaggttttaaaaaaaaaagacacacctGCGACTGAGCCGTGAGACCTGACGTCATGGGCGACGAAGCCGGCGGCAAACACGAGCAGAACCAGGAGCAGCTTGGACCAGGGGAACCCGTGGCCACGCATTTTCACCTGAAGGTTCTGGAAAAGGCAACAGCGTTTCACTTCTGGCCTTCAAGCAGGAAGGAGCAAACGATCAGCCGTGATGGCCGGACCGCTCACCTGGCACAGGCTGTTGCACTCCTGAAGGTCTTGAGATTCGTTTGTGTCCCTCATTTCGTCGTTGGTCACTCTAAAAGACTGGATTGTCTCTTCAAGGTTCTTCCGCAACTGTAGATTCAGAGGAAAATAATAAGTTCAGGAAGGTCAGCTAGCTTTATGTCCCACCGTGATACAAATCAGGAAGTCCTACCTTTGGTGGTAGAGTATTCCACGACTTCAGCAAGTGGTTCAACAGCAGACTTgagatgaaaaggaaaaaaaatgtatataaatttaAGACAACTTCTAACAGACGGACATACTCGGCTTTAGCTCGtctcttgagttttttttattctcaccTGGACTGGGGTAAATGTTTGGTGTAGAGCTGTCTCCACACGCCAAGACTctgcacatccacacacagacactctGTCATGCTGCTGAGGAGCTGCAAGAAAACAAGGAGAAACAGGAAGACGCGTTTCAGTCGATGAACTCAATATCTGGAGCGTTTTGCCCCTTTTTCCAGCTGAGTCCACCAAAACCGGTGAGGTTCTTATGAAAAGTGACTTaagttgaaaataaaagcatacatacatacatacatacaaggCTCCTGCCCAGTTCCTTCAAATTCTAGATCTAGATTTACAATTTTCCCAATTCTTCTTTATATAATATTGGGTTGTGACCAGGGCTGATGAgccgatacgatacgattctcgatatagctcagcttgatttgactccaatatcgatatttctTACTTtgaaattaatgctcaaagtcattctatcaacaaaaccagccaaatatagtatttatgttcaatgtattaaacactgatatattaacaggaaaataaaagtgcatttggtttaatgcatttaacgtatcacagaaaccaaaatgtgcctaaacgtctgattttagggacgaaggcgctttTAAAATCCTGTCTCCCAGTCTGCATATTCGTCttttcctcgctgtgaacagtaatggcgcgCTGTAATatcgccccctaggggttgggaggtatatcgatattgaaagccagaatatcaatattaaatcgtttttaaaaacacatctttgcatcgatttttatgcacagccctagtcgTGTCTGGATGAATTAAGATACGACTGATTGAATGACTTCAGGGACggatgtaaaaacaaataaacagggaaaaaaaagccttttcctTACTTACCCAGACctagaaaaatacacaaagtaATCAAAGTTGACATTAGCCAGAAGAATGTAACTTTTGAATAGTGTCTCCAAGAAATCTGGGAAAGATCTAACGCATCTACTTCTATACATTTCTTAATATTCCAATAAGCAGTTTATACGCCTCACCTCCCTCTTCATGTCGTCCGGGCAGTGCGGCGTGGCTCTGGACAGAAAAGATGGCAGGTACGTGTGCAACGTGCTCTCTGGCTTGGCTCCAAAGGCGAGGACTTTAAGCCGAGGATACAAACACCTCAGCTGCTCCTGCAAACTGTCGGAAAAATCAGTGTTTACTGCGATAGCGTTAACAGAAAACACTTTCActatgttaaataaaacatttagcaaCCCATCAAGTAAACGGAACAAAAGATAAACAATTATATcatgggtttgtttgtttttttaataataaatgttgtTGCCAAATGAATGATGTGGTGGAAAATCCACTTGAGTgcctttaaaattaataaaatgaaccAGAAATTTAGCTTGTTTTAATCTGGGTCAGTATGTCATACAGACACTTATTTCTACACCATATTaaagaaattagaatattactgaaacatttaattattcCAATAACCCAACTGAGTGAAACATAATGTAGAATAATTACATGCAGACTGATgctttcaagcctttattctTGATTTTCAGCTTACAGGTAATGGAAACACGTCATTTAAGGTTAGAATATTAACAGACCAACAAGAAATATTTTAACACAGAAACaagggcttaatgaaaagtagcTTAAAGGTCgtaatttaaaatgtacttttaatctaAGAAACaattgcatattctaatttactgaatgaCTGTAGCCAACAAGTTAATCTAAAGTGGATTGAACTAATTGATCGACTAAGCATTAATTGAAAAGCAgacattttcttaaataaaaccctagttttcttttgtattaaGAGGCTCTTTCTATAACATGAAGGtctaattattaatatttttttacaatatgctgaattttaaaagaggcacatcattatattttaaatttattttgcgGCCTTGAacatatttatgaaaaataagaaaacaggaACCTAATAaattgaatagaataaaatatctaaaaactaATAATCCCCACAAAATCTCTCATGATCAACTGAGCTTTTGGCATCACGTCTTTTTCTATCATGTTACTATTCTTGCATAATTCCCTCCACTTTTCTGTCATCAGTAGAAAATAATCCCACACCAGACTCTGTTTCGACCGCTTCACGCCGCCTCCCTATGAAATGAATGAGTTTTCCCCATGATTGTTTCTTCTCTTACAACTGTGGTCTGTGGCTACTTTAGATTGACCGGCAGCGCCCCCTGGAGGATGCCGGCCATACTACAACACTGACAGAAAGTACGTCTCTAAGCGGACGATATCAAGTTAATCGGATGGGACAAACTTTAGTCTAATTAACCATTAATTAACCATTAATCGTAAGTGGATGATTTGTTTGCGTCCCTATTTAGCATTAGCTTGTATTTACCTCGGTGACAGGGCGTTCTTAGGCATGAAGGCAAAATCAAGCAGGGGAAAGAACTCTTTGGGACCCATGATGCCAAATCCTTTTGTCAGGTTTGTGTGAAGCCTGGAAAGAGAAACAATAACAAGAAAGTCACAAAGTAGAGAGGCCACGACGCATTAGCTTACCATGTAATGGTATAGATATTTATTGATGTTTACTTTCAGTAAGAGAAACACAACAAGCGAAAGATGTGAAAAATCTACACCTCATCCACTGGACAATTAATTCATTTTTGGTTatcctaaataaaaacaaataaaaaaaaggatatttatTTGGTAAACTTACAGGAGGAGTCTCTCTAGATAGGCGATGGCGTATGCAGACAAGGACTTTATCCCCAGCACAGGCAGCATGATTCCCAGCCACACTGCAACACACAACAAGACAACATGAGTCGGATGCTTCAGCCTTTTTGTTTCTAACTACaccaaaaaatgtatataaataaaagaatatggtgcaattttaaaaaactttttagaGTTAGAGTTTTGTAATGACAATatgcagaaaacagaaaattaacaaCACACGAGGGTTTTTGTAAACCGTCTCAGAGAAAGTCAGACGTTTCTTTCCTTGCCTTCagaaaggaaacattttccagATCAAGGTCATTATGCAACATTTCAAAAATGCTCATTCTTGTGTGGCAACAATCTGCAGACTCTCAgtctcaataataataaaaaaaaaataaaaaaaaaacagtaaagtaCTGGACCGTCACTAGATGTGTTGCTGCCTTTACTCCAGTGAACCTCAacccagatttctgaaatcactTCTTAGGAAAGTGAGAGAAAAGCAACAGAGCTGACGACGCCTCCATTCCCCAACATGAGTCCacacaggacactgaaaaagcTTACCTTTGTTCATATCGCTTGAAATTCTCTGTACTTTATCAGGTTAGCACTTTTAAATATTGAAATAGGAAAAAACTAGGATAGGACTGCAGAATTAAAAGGACATAAtacatgttttctctctcttttttaacaaataaaaatgtggggGGAATATATATTTAATCCCCTTGAGTGTTACAGCAGGAGTTAGTTTTAGGGACCATGTGACCCAAAGATCTAGGTCACATGGGTCAGATTGGTCACACCCGTACTCGTACTCAGTCTGGAAAAAACTGGTATTGTTACACCCATAAATAGAGCTCAAGTTAACCTAatatttgggtaaaaaaaaacaataaataacagtGCCGCTTTAACAGACCTTCAGTAGAATGGACTCATAGAGAATCTATAAAGAGTGAGAAGGGGTGTGATTACATAAGTTTCACTTCTTCATGCCCCTTTTCAAGCTTAAATCACTTAATTATACAAACTACATATAAATAATGGTTGTATGTGTTACTTTCACtggattgtctgaaataaattattcattctACGTGATCCGTAGGTTCAGCGTCATTGTCCAGATTAAAGGGGACTTCTGCCTCGTCTCGTTTAAACACTAttccagttttttgttttactaaagatagtcctgtatttagctgcaTCCATCATGGCCACAGTATATTGCATGCAGGTCAAAAAGCTTCATTTTGCTCTGATTTGGACCAGATCTCCTTCGTTCACTCGTCTCGCAGCATCCCCTAAACGCTGCAGACACGGCTTCCTAAGGGCTCCTTTAAACAATGTTTGATTTGTCGTACAattaatagttgtcctgtcaattctcccacttgagctgtggttctttgcagctcctccagagttcccaTGGGCTTCTTGGTTGCCACTCCCAATTAATCTTCTCCTTGTCCATTCAGTCcgtctaataaataaataaataaatggtcgCCACCGTCATGGCAGCGTTGGAGCTGCGCCATCCTATATACTGAGATGTTAAAAGCTTTGTTTTAGGAGTATTTACAAATTAACTTTCTTCTTAAAGGAAATTGGTTACAAAATGATTTGCCCCAGGAAATTAGAAAATGACTTTTATTCCTTTCCATTTAACAGTTTTTCACTGCTTTATGCCGGTCTAGTGCATAGATTTCCAAATGAAAGACATGGAGGTTTGTGattataacatgacaaaatggaaAAGAGGAGATCATGGGGTGTGAGTGTTTTTGCAGGGCATAAATCATGCATATTCAAAcatgttaatttaaaaagtttgtggtttttttttacctcttaagCCTTGGCTGAGATCGTAGAAACCTGCTTGACCCAAAGCCCACATGATTGTCAAACACTTGACTGGACGATTCTGAACTGATCGCAATAACTCCAAATACTGGGGAGAAAGACGAGGAGGAGGGGaaataacacaatatttcaaggTTATtacaaaagataaaatatattacacataagaaaaacaaacagcagtgaTAAATCGGGTGTCACCTCTAATAAGTTCTGGGTGGCGATTTTGGGTTTGTCCTGTAAGACTGCCTGAATGCAAACCCTGTATCCATGAAGCGGTTCCCCTGaaatcaagaaaaaacaaactttttgggtactttttgataaaacttataattagagtggctcatgttactctgagctacctttatagttttactgctataggcttaggctactggaggacatcaggatctaattttctcactctatatagttctactgttcttcaattatgcactatgtgttgtcatttctgctttaactttctgttctctctcttttctcttcatagtaggtacacctggtctggcgttctgttaactgtgacatcatccagagaagacggatcacccgctactaccatctaatgtagaacagattactggatcaatgtgtgcttctgtgcttttttgtttctcttgttgtgtctctgctctgtcttctgtaacccccagtcggtcgaggcagatgaccgttcatactgagcccggttctgctggaggttttccttcccgttaatggggagtttttctttccactgtcgcttcatgcttgctcagtatgagggattgcagcaaagccatgtacaatgcagacgactctccctgtggctctacgcttccctaggagtaaatgctgcttgtcgggactttgatgcaatcaactggtttccttataggacatttttgaccaatctgtataatctgacccaatctgtataatatgattgattttgactttgtaaagtgccttgagatgacatgtttcatgatttggcgctatataaataaaattgaattgaattgaattacttttATACGCCTCTTACTCTATTAGCCAAATGTTTAATCAAAGCTCCTCTCCATATTTAACTGCAACAAGTCTCTGAAAGTCTTTtggacctgaaaaaaaaaaaatggccgacACGGACAGGGACAGGATGGCGAGTACTTTGGATTTACCGGGCTGTTTGTCCAGCTCCCTGAGCATCGTGGAAACGCAGTAGTCGAAGAAATCAGGCAGAACGTTGCCGCAGCGTCCGACCAGGCCTTTGATGACACCCCGCAGCTCCTTCCCTATAAGGCAGTATGGATAGTCTGGGGTAAAAAAGCAAATGAGATAAATAAATGAGTTAAATTATCAGCTCAGGTGGGAAGTACAGAGAAAGCTGGAACTTTGCCGACCAGAAGCGTAGCTGCTGAGTGTGGGCCCGTTGTCCGGCGCCGTCAGCTTCAGGTTGAGGTATCCTGCCAGGTCCTTGACCCAGACGGACGGGTTTTCTGGGAACAGGGTCTGACTCTGGGCCAGCTGCTGCTTCAGGTCCACAATATCCAGCTACAAGCAAAGATCGAGCGTTTATTCTCACTGAAACCATCCgcagggtgaaaaaaaaaaacatctcaatgTCTTCAAGAGGGTGATGTAATCTTATTAGGtctaataaatgtgtttaaaagtgtttttaatcctGGTAAAGTCTTAGCTCAACtgattaaaagcacatttactTACAGCTTTGACGGCTTCCTCCAGGGTTTTGTACCTTGTAGGCGGGGTCGTGCTGCTGGGCTGGGATTTTTTGGACGTTTTGTTTGATGGGGGCTTCTTGCTCTGAGGCTCCGCTGGCGGTGGGACCTGCTCCTTGTTCTGCTTCTTCCCCACCTTCTCGAAACCGTCGAACAGCGTCTCGGACATCTTGATGGGCGCTGAGGcgaacaagaaacaaaaacccGCCGTTATATAACCGCAGACAGAAGCAGCGGCTCTCTGAGAATCGTCTCTGTTTCTTGGAGACTTTTGTCTGATCTCACGCCGTGGAGAAAATCACTGTGACGACTGTCCTATGATCCGCCCTCCCTTCATGGTTTACGCAACAGGCTGCTGGCATCCACAAGAGATCTTATGAAACTTTCACGTCAGGATTTGTACAACAAACTTATTTCAAGGCTTCTCATGTATGACTACTAGCTCAGCAAGAGCGTGTCGTTTTGTAACGAAATGGAGACGATTGTCACGGGGGGCCAATCCATATCTGCCTTCAGGAGGTTTGGTGGAACGGAGCCGGAGCCGATTTTGGCTGATAACACGGAGTGTTTCACAGCAACGTTGCTctgatttgtccttttaagCTCTTATTTTCTGCAACAAATGGGAGCCTTTTGGAAATCAGATAACAATAGTAAGGGTCTGGATTCTGTAGAGCATACGCACTAAGAAGAAGACGACTGCCGTTTACAGCAAGCATCGCTAGCCTTTACTAATCACtaatatgtaataaaaaaaaaaagtttttgtctttgttttgaatATCTGTAAAAACCTCTGTTAAGCCCAAAGGGTTTTAGGAGCAATTTCTGCCTGAATTTACATACTTGATATAAATCAAgtcattaattattaattaaagcaTGAATACAAATTTTTGTTACCAGAGTAAGACAAAAAGGAATATTTTTTCAGTGGAACCACTATATTAACTgttactgggaaaaaaaaaaatgtatatctatatcgatatagatctatatattaatttaaaaaaaatctaattttttgagccttgctcttttttttccctccacaaTAAACTCTACAAAACACCatgaaaacccttttgaaaaccTAGGACAGGCATCAGCTGAAACACGTTTGTTCCAGAAAGGTTTTAGTGCTCCAGGCGGAGCTGTGATTTTGGCATAATTTAgccaaaatgtgttttccaccTCCTAAAATGGAATCTGGTCAAACAAAAGTGCCGATTTCCATCGTAGGACGACTTCTGCAAATGAAATAGTCTTTGCTCAACACATTTATCATCAAAATGCGTGAAGCATAATCAGAACCTCGATTATGCATTGAAGTGACGCCACCGGATATAGCGTTACAAAAactagctttaaaaaaaacttgaaagttTCACCGGATACCAGACGTGGGCGGTTTAATCCGGGagatgtgtgttttgtgtattGTGTCTTTTTCTGATCTTTAAAACCAATCAGGGATGTTTAAATGGATGTAAAACCATAAGCAtttgtgcaaaacaaaaatggctgaTTATTTTGGGAACACAATAGCCGTTATTAAAGGAGGCGAAGTTTAAACTCCTGTCTCAGGTTAAAGCGTCGGCGACTGCTCACCTACACACGCGGTACAACGTCGCTTCTACCACCAATATTTACGTCGACCATTCACTGCAGGAGGGTTACAACAGATATTTTAAATGCCGTTCCTATCATTTTTATATCATACTACTTAAACTTAAATTGTAAATCAGTCTAAATGGTTACAGAGAGCTTAAAGCTTCCCAGAAAACAAACATCACTGCATCTTTTCAGCTTCAAATGTAGATGGAgtcagcagcttgttgtcagAAATCTGCTCATCTGATCTCTCAGCGAGGctctaaaaaaagattttcagtgTGTGTGAGTCTATTATTTAACACAAAACAGTTTCATAACACAGCTACTGTGGGAAGAATAGCCTTTTTTCTACAGCGATTAGGTTGCGGTACGTTTTAGATTCCAGTTTGTCTTCAGTAGAAGCAGATCACCAATAAACTTAGTGGATAAAACTGTGTTATACAACCTGATTAGTTGGGAACATATAACAGGATGCAAAATAATCATTTGTAGATAAACTCTGAAAAGCAACATGATGAAATATTGTGGCACATGGTCTGAATTTAAC of Fundulus heteroclitus isolate FHET01 chromosome 15, MU-UCD_Fhet_4.1, whole genome shotgun sequence contains these proteins:
- the tmem214 gene encoding transmembrane protein 214, producing the protein MASNNGSAGKWEVVKKGRKSNPGGGKSGGGNGARKALGESNQPSRPPIKMSETLFDGFEKVGKKQNKEQVPPPAEPQSKKPPSNKTSKKSQPSSTTPPTRYKTLEEAVKALDIVDLKQQLAQSQTLFPENPSVWVKDLAGYLNLKLTAPDNGPTLSSYASDYPYCLIGKELRGVIKGLVGRCGNVLPDFFDYCVSTMLRELDKQPGEPLHGYRVCIQAVLQDKPKIATQNLLEYLELLRSVQNRPVKCLTIMWALGQAGFYDLSQGLRVWLGIMLPVLGIKSLSAYAIAYLERLLLLHTNLTKGFGIMGPKEFFPLLDFAFMPKNALSPSLQEQLRCLYPRLKVLAFGAKPESTLHTYLPSFLSRATPHCPDDMKRELLSSMTECLCVDVQSLGVWRQLYTKHLPQSSLLLNHLLKSWNTLPPKLRKNLEETIQSFRVTNDEMRDTNESQDLQECNSLCQNLQVKMRGHGFPWSKLLLVLLVFAAGFVAHDVRSHGSVADSTTAMYLRRSGVTAGSQQAWSKITVYTKQGFSWLEKNAPHYYSECTRVLGPVFEQGAEKLKAAAVVLSEKTLLFILWVKETTPLVIEWVNTNTPDSVFQALAYLKELLIYVQQNYVLPALAYVADLLQRAWTNLQDSCNGEVSVSCLRGHALHFTNSTWQLLQHTTSAIKTWAQELLTRAG